Genomic DNA from Pigmentiphaga litoralis:
CGGGACAGAGATGCCTCCCTCGGATGGCTTGAACACTGCCCGCACCCGTTGCCCGATGCGAATGGCCTCAAGGTCGGAATCGACGATGTTCGTCATGACGACGGGACCTTCGTCCAGCGCGACATAGGCGATGCAGTATGGCGCCCCCGCCCCACGGCGCGTGATGCTGAAGGTGTAGATCGTCCCTTCGCCACTGGCGTCGGCCCATTGCACGTCCGGGCTCCAGCAGAACGGGCATATCGCGCGCGGATAGTGGTGAGGCTTGCCGCAGTCACTGCACTGCTTGATCAGCAGCCGGCCTTGTGCCGCAGCGTCGAAGTAAGGTTCGTCGCCAGGATTCATCAGCGGATCGCTGATCTTGCGATCGACGTTGGACGTTGCCATGGTTATTCCCTTTCCAGAATCAATGTAGCCGCGCCATGTCGATGCCCGATCGCGCCTCCGACGCCGGTCGCCAGGGCCAGGGCGCAGTTCGGCACCTGCACGGCGGGGTGGGCTTCGCCGCGCAACTGCCGGACGGCTTCGATGATTTTGGTCATGCCGCCGCGATTGGCCGGGTGGTTGTTGCACAGGCCGCCGCCATCCGTATTGAAAGGCAGGCGGCCTACCCCGGAAATCAGGTTGCCATCCGCAACGAACCGCCCGCCCTCTCCCTTCTTGCAAAAGCCCAGGTCTTCCAGTTGCAGCAGCACCGTGATCGTGAAGCTGTCGTAAATGGACGCATACTGAATATCCGCCGGGGTGACACCGGCTTCCTCAAACGCGCGCGGGCCGGTCCATGCCACACCGGTGTAGCTCAGGTCGATCTGGCCGCCCATCTGATGTTTGCTGGTCTCACCGCTGCCGATGACCTTCACACGCGGACGATTCAACGACTTTGCAATGTCAGGCCGCGCGACAATGATCGCCCCGCCTCCATCGCTGACCACGCACGAATCCAGCCGATGCAGCGGGTCGGACACCATGGGCGAATTGAGCACGTCCTCCACCGTGACGACATTGCGGAGCATGGCATGCGGGTTGTGCTGCGCGTGATGCGACGCGGCCACCTTGATCCACGCCAGTTGTTCGCTGGTGGTGCCGAACTCGTACATATGCCGCATTGCCGCCATCGCATACAGGTTGACGGTGACCGGACCATGGGGCATTTCGAACGGCGAGTCCGGCAGGTTGACACCGCGCACCCGGGCCTGCGTGCCGGAAACGCCTTCAGAATTTGGCCGGCCCGCCAGCGTGATCAAGGCGACGTTGCATTTTCCCGCGGCAATCGCTTCGGCCGCGTGCGCCACGTGAATCAGATAGGAACACCCGCCCATGTCGGTCGACTCGACATGACGCAGCCGGTTCAGGTTCAGGTAATTCACCATCGACCACGGATTGGCGCCAGGGGCATCGCCTGCGCAAAAATAGCCGTCGATGTCGTCCTTGGCCAGCCCGGCGTCCAGCAGCGCGCCGCGCGCGACTTCGGCGTGCAGTTGCGCAACCGAGTGATTCGGAGCCTTGCGCAAAGGGTGCTCATAGGCCCCCACGATATAGGCCTTGTCTTTGATCGTCATCGTCTGTCCTTGCTGCGCATCATGTTCATCGCCCGATCATTCCTTATCCAGGAAACCGATCATGGCCTTGACCTCAAGGTACTCTTCAAGCCCGAACACGCCCATTTCCCGCCCGTTGCCCGACTGCTTGTAGCCACCCATGGGCGCAACGGTATTGGACGGCGCGCCGTTGTAGAAGATGCGCCCGGTGCGGAGTTCTTCGGCCACCGCGCGTGCCTTGCTGGCGTCGGCCGAAAACAGATAGCCACCCAGTCCATAGCAGGTATCGTTCGCGATCTCGATGGCGTCGTCGACATCCCTGTAGGTCAAGACAACCAGCACCGGACCAAAGATTTCTTCCTGGGCGATTGTCATGTCGGGCCGCACGTCAGCAAAGACCGTGGGCTTGATGAAGTAGCCATGCTCGAGCCCCTCCGGCCGGCCCAGCCCGCCGCACACGACGCGCGCCCCTTCTTCGATGCCCTTGGCGATATAAGCCTGCACGCGCTCGAACTGCGCGCGGTTGACTACCGGACCGATGGTCGTGGCCGGGTCGCCCGGGTCTCCGACACGGACCTTGGCGGCCTCGGCCGTGACGAGTTCAAGAAACTGATCGAGCTGGTCTTGCGCCACCAGCATGCGGGTCGGCGAATGGCAGGACTGCCCGGTATTCGAAAATCCCCGCGACACATTGAAGCGGGCTGCCGCCGCCAGATCGCCGTCAGGCAGGATGATGTTGGCCGACTTGCCGCCGAGTTCCTGGCAAACCCGTTTGACCGTCAGCGCCGCGGCTTGCGCCACCATGATTCCCGCCCGGGTCGAGCCAGTGAACGACACCATGTCGATGCCGCGATGCCGCGAAATGGCTTCGCCGACGACCGGACCATCGCCATTGACCAGGTTGAACACGCCCGGCGGAACGCCCGCGGCGTCCATGACCTCGGCCAGCAGCAAGGCACTGACCGGCGTAAATTCGCTTGGTTTGACGACCACCGTGCAACCGGCGGCAAATGCCGACCCGAGCTTCGTGCAAAGCAGCTGCAGCGGCCAGTTCCAGGCCGAGATCAATCCGCATACGCCGATGGGTTCGCGGCGCACGATGTTGTCGCCCATCCGGGTTTCGAATGAATAGTCGCGCAGCGTCAGGACCGCCTGGCGGAAGGCCTGGATGGCGGTGCCGACCTGGCCCTTCAGGCTGCTTGGTGCCCCCATCTCCAACGTGACTGCAGCCATCAGGTCATCCTGACGCTGTTCCATCGCGGACAGGATGCGTTCGAGCATCTCGATCCGCTGCGCGGGGGACGTCTTGCTGAAAGTGCGGAAGGCCTTGCGGGCGGCATTGACGGCCCGGTCGACGTCTTCCTGCGTGCCGAGCGTGACGTCGCCATAAGGCTGTTCGGTGGCGGGATTCACCAATTCGAAAGTGCGGGTGCCTTGCGGCGCTACCCAGGATCCGTCGATATAAAAGCGGTCGTAATGTGTCATGTGTGCCTCGTTAAGCAGAAAGAACGTGCAGGTCGAACAGACGAGCCAGTTCATCGATGTTTGCGTCTTTGCCCAATGTGCCGACGGCGCTTTCGACGGTGCCGCGGACGACGTTCGGGATCACGGCGGGGGTGCCGCAGTCGGCCGCCATCTGGGTAATCAACCGGAGATCTTTCGCCAGAAGTTCCAGGCGAAGCTGCGCGGTGGGTGCGCCCGACCGCAGATTGGGAACGATGCGCGAGAACGCCGCCGTACAGCCCGAACTTTTTTCGATGACGGCGCGCAGCACGTCCAGGTCCAGTCCCAGCTTGACGGCCAGCGACACCGACTCGTAGGTGATGAGGCGGTTGCACGCACCAAGGGCGTTCTTGATCAGCTTGGCGGCGTGGCCATTGCCCGGGCCGCCGAATGCCATGACCTGACTGCCCATGGCGCCGAGCAAGGCCTGGACGGTTGCGAGCGCAGACTGCTCGCCGCCGCACAGACTGAGCAGTGAGCCGTCGGACGCGCCTTTGGGTCCGCCCGCCACCGGGGCATCCACCAATGCGACCCCCAGGGCGGCCAGCTCTGCGGCAAGCGCTCGCGTCAAGGCGGGCGATCCCGTGCTCTGATCCACGATGATCGTTCCGGGCCGCAAGGCCGGGGCCATGCCGCCGTCGCCGAACAGAGTGGCGCGGACTTCGTGCGCGCCCGGCACGCACAGCATGATCACGTCGCACGCGCTGGCCAGCGTTGCCAGATCCGGTGCCGCCTTTGCACCCAATTGCACCAGTGCGTCCACCCGCGCCGGGTCGACGTCGTACACATGCAGTTCGCTGGCGGCGTTCAGGGCCTGACGTGCCAGGGCATGGCCCATGGCGCCCAGGCCGATGTAGCCGATCACTGGCTTCGTCTTGATCAAGGCGCCATGGGCAGCACGCATTGCAGTTAAGCCAGGGGCATCTGCAGGCAACGCATCAACGCCTGATGTTGCCGGTGCGTCGTGCACTACCTCGTGCGATACCTGGTCAGGCGCTTTGTCCGGCGCGCGCAGGGACGTTCCGGCCAGATTCCCGATGACGTCGACCATGTCGTCCAGCCGCGCGTCCGGTCCAACTGTATTCATGCCCATCTGCAACAGGGCGCGGGTCATCGCGGCGATCGGCATGGGCGCATGGGCATCGATGCCCAGGGCGATGGCCTGGTCCACATCCCTAATCATCACGCTCAAGGCGACGTCACTGGACGGCTTGCCCGCAAGCAACGCCGGCAAGGCAACTTCGGAAAACCGGCTGCGGCCCGAACTCTGGTTGATCGCGGTGATCATCGACGCCATCGACAAGCCAGCCTTGCGCCCCATCGCCACCACTTCCAACGTCAGCAGATGGCACGCGGCGCTCATGACATCGTTGACCGCCTTGATGGCCTGACCATCGCCCACTTGGTCACCGAAGATACTCATTTCGGCACTCATTCCTTCGGCAAGCCCAGATCGTTGATCAAGGACGCCGTCTCGGCCACTTCCTTGCGCAGGAAGGTCGAAAATTCCGCAGGCGCCATGAATGCGTTCTCCGTGCCATCGGACTGCAGACGCGCTTCGATCTTGGGATCGCTCAGCGCTTTCTTCAGTGCACCAGACAGTTTGGCCACCACGTCCGGTGGCACGCCGGCCGGTGCGAACAGGCCCAGCCAGTAGTAGTACTTGAAGCCCGGCACGCCTTCGGACGCGACAACCGGCACATTGGGCAAGGCGTTCATCGGCGTGTCGGACGTGACCCCCAGCGCACGCAAACGCCCCCCGCCAATGTTGGAGGCGCTGCTGCCATAGGCATCGATCATGAAGCTGACACGGCCCGCGATCACATCGGGCATCGCGGCGCCATTGCCCTTGTACGGCACATGCATCATTTTGACGCCCGCCTTGCGCAGCAGCATCTCGGCCGCGATGTGCGTGGTGGTGCCGACGCCTGCCGACCCATAGCTGATTTTCTGCGGGTTGGCGCGCGCCGCCGCAATCAGTTCCGGCATCGTCTTGTAGGGCGACGCCGCGCTGGTCACGACAATGGCAGGCGACCGCACCATCGACCCCACAGCCGTAAAGTCTTTCAGGGTGTCGTAGCCCGGGTCATTGCTCAACGCCTGCTGAATCGCAATGGTGCCCCCGGTCGACATCAGCGTATAACCGTCGGGCGCTTCTGCTTTCGTATGACGAATGCCCAGCAAGCCGCCAGCGCCCGTGCGGTTCTCGACAACAACCGGCTGCCCGAGCTCTTCAGCCATGCGCTGCGCAACGATGCGCGTCGACGCATCGCCCCACCCGCCTGCGGCGACGGGCACCACCACGCGTATCGGGCGGGACGGGTAGGTATCCGACGCCGACACCTGCGCGGCGAAGGTCAGTGACAAAGTTGCGAACAGAACCGTTCGCGCTGCGGTAACCACGGTGTGTGTCATGTCTCTTCCTGTTTTTTGTGTGTGGGGTCAGGCCTTGCCGCTGAGCATGCCGATCAATCCGTCGATCGACGGCAGCGTCGTGAGCCTGCGTATCTGGTCGAAGCTCCGGTCGATGGCTTGCGGCAAGACGCCGCCGTGCGGCATGAGCGCGTCATATTTGGTCCGGATGTCGGGCCAGGAAATACCGCGCACTGCAGCGCCTTTGGGTGCCAGGACTGTGTGTTCAAGCAGCCGGCCGTCGGTGGTTTCTATCGTGACGATGGCGCCGCTTTTGTATCGGTGCTTGTCGACCACGTCGTCATCGCTGCGGGTGATGCGGTCGAACAGCGACCGGATGCGGGGATCGTTGATTTTTTCGGGAAAGGCGTGCGTCCATCCGTAATCGTGGTCGGCCGCGCCGGCCGCCGCAAAGTAGAACGGGCTGTGCTCGATGCCGATCAGATCGGCCGGGTGCTTCGGGCCCGGGAACGGGTAATCGGGCAGGGTGAACGTGATGTGGCGGATGTCATCCACAGTCAGCCGCCCTTCTCGTGCGGCACTGGCCGCGGCTTCGGCCACGGCGTGGAAAGGCGAGCCGCCCGGTACCAGCTTGATGCCCAGTTCGGTGAGGATGTTCCACTTGCTGCCCAGTTGCCCGGCCAGCCCGCTGGCGTCGGCACCGCCGCCCAAGGTTTCGAAAAAACCTCGCTTCATTTCAAAGGTGGCGAGCTCTGCCTGGTAGCCCCGCGCCGCCGCCTGCGCAGCATGAACGCCCATCATGGCTGCATTGCCCGCATGGTATTCGCGCGCCAGGCTGGTGGCAGCAGCCGCGTGCAGGCCGCCCATCGACGTGGCAGCCAGGGCCAGCGCGTGGGCAGCGGCGTCACGATCGAGCTTGAGCAGGCAGGCAGCGGCCGCCGCCGCTGCAAAGGTCGCGACCACACACCCATGAAAGCCCTTGCGCTGCAGTCCACCCAGCATGGCCGTATTGATCGTACCGGCCACTTCATACCCGAACACGATCGCTTCGACGATCTCGCTGCCCGTGGCCCGCTGGTGCTGGCCTACAGCAAGCGCCGCCGCGCAGGCGGGGGTGCCGCTGTGCACGATGTTGCGCAAGTCGCTGTCATCGGAGGCGGCCGCGTCGCTCATCAGTGCATTGATGCGGGCGGCCGCCACCGCGGGAAGGCGGTCCCAGTTGCCGAACCATGCGGCTGCCTGAGCATGACCGCCGCGGTCCACTTCCAGTTGCCGCACGATCTGGCTTGAGGTCAGGGTCGACCCGAGTGCCGCACTGGCAAGCGTGCTTGCCACCAGCATCTGGCCGTATTCGACGGCTTGGGGCGGCATGTCGCCGATCCGCGCCTCGTTCAGGAAAGCGCCCATTGATTGGGCAAGCGTCGGCCCCTGGGTCATCGTCTTCTGCATCATCACTCCACGCGAATGTCGGCTTGTTTGATCACCTCGCCCCACCGCGCCGTTTCCTGCGCAAGGAACTGGCCGAAGGCCTGCGGCGAGGACGGCTTGGGCGTCAAGGCGACCCGGTCGAGCTGATCGATCACTTGTGGCTTGGCAAGGATCTCGGCAACACGGGTATTGAGGGTTGCAACCTGGTCCGGCGCCATGCCTGCGGGGGCAACCAGTCCTTGCCACGACGTCAATGCCAGGGCCACGCCCGTGGATTCCTGGATCGTTGGCACGTCGGGCATCTTGGCGACCCGCTTGTCGCCGGTGACACCCAGGATCCTGAGCTTGCCCGCCTCCATCCCGCTCAATGCGCCCGGCAGCGTCAGCATCGCAGCGTCCACCTGCGCGCCCATCAGCGCGGTCGTCACTGCGCCGGCCGACATGAACGGCACATGCACCAGGTCGACTTTCAGCTGTGACTTGAGCAGCTCCATTCCCAGATGATTGCCCTGGCCAATGCCCGACGAGCCGTAGTTCAGTCGCCCCGGACGCGCCTTTGCGTCGGCCACCAAGTCCTTCATGGTCCGGTAACGCGACCCGGACGGAACGGCCACGGCAAATGCGGCCTCGGCCAGGCTCGAGTCCAGGTT
This window encodes:
- a CDS encoding Zn-ribbon domain-containing OB-fold protein is translated as MATSNVDRKISDPLMNPGDEPYFDAAAQGRLLIKQCSDCGKPHHYPRAICPFCWSPDVQWADASGEGTIYTFSITRRGAGAPYCIAYVALDEGPVVMTNIVDSDLEAIRIGQRVRAVFKPSEGGISVPMFTLAQTADAPARQET
- a CDS encoding thiolase domain-containing protein, with protein sequence MTIKDKAYIVGAYEHPLRKAPNHSVAQLHAEVARGALLDAGLAKDDIDGYFCAGDAPGANPWSMVNYLNLNRLRHVESTDMGGCSYLIHVAHAAEAIAAGKCNVALITLAGRPNSEGVSGTQARVRGVNLPDSPFEMPHGPVTVNLYAMAAMRHMYEFGTTSEQLAWIKVAASHHAQHNPHAMLRNVVTVEDVLNSPMVSDPLHRLDSCVVSDGGGAIIVARPDIAKSLNRPRVKVIGSGETSKHQMGGQIDLSYTGVAWTGPRAFEEAGVTPADIQYASIYDSFTITVLLQLEDLGFCKKGEGGRFVADGNLISGVGRLPFNTDGGGLCNNHPANRGGMTKIIEAVRQLRGEAHPAVQVPNCALALATGVGGAIGHRHGAATLILERE
- a CDS encoding aldehyde dehydrogenase family protein, producing the protein MTHYDRFYIDGSWVAPQGTRTFELVNPATEQPYGDVTLGTQEDVDRAVNAARKAFRTFSKTSPAQRIEMLERILSAMEQRQDDLMAAVTLEMGAPSSLKGQVGTAIQAFRQAVLTLRDYSFETRMGDNIVRREPIGVCGLISAWNWPLQLLCTKLGSAFAAGCTVVVKPSEFTPVSALLLAEVMDAAGVPPGVFNLVNGDGPVVGEAISRHRGIDMVSFTGSTRAGIMVAQAAALTVKRVCQELGGKSANIILPDGDLAAAARFNVSRGFSNTGQSCHSPTRMLVAQDQLDQFLELVTAEAAKVRVGDPGDPATTIGPVVNRAQFERVQAYIAKGIEEGARVVCGGLGRPEGLEHGYFIKPTVFADVRPDMTIAQEEIFGPVLVVLTYRDVDDAIEIANDTCYGLGGYLFSADASKARAVAEELRTGRIFYNGAPSNTVAPMGGYKQSGNGREMGVFGLEEYLEVKAMIGFLDKE
- a CDS encoding NAD-binding protein; this encodes MSIFGDQVGDGQAIKAVNDVMSAACHLLTLEVVAMGRKAGLSMASMITAINQSSGRSRFSEVALPALLAGKPSSDVALSVMIRDVDQAIALGIDAHAPMPIAAMTRALLQMGMNTVGPDARLDDMVDVIGNLAGTSLRAPDKAPDQVSHEVVHDAPATSGVDALPADAPGLTAMRAAHGALIKTKPVIGYIGLGAMGHALARQALNAASELHVYDVDPARVDALVQLGAKAAPDLATLASACDVIMLCVPGAHEVRATLFGDGGMAPALRPGTIIVDQSTGSPALTRALAAELAALGVALVDAPVAGGPKGASDGSLLSLCGGEQSALATVQALLGAMGSQVMAFGGPGNGHAAKLIKNALGACNRLITYESVSLAVKLGLDLDVLRAVIEKSSGCTAAFSRIVPNLRSGAPTAQLRLELLAKDLRLITQMAADCGTPAVIPNVVRGTVESAVGTLGKDANIDELARLFDLHVLSA
- a CDS encoding Bug family tripartite tricarboxylate transporter substrate binding protein → MTHTVVTAARTVLFATLSLTFAAQVSASDTYPSRPIRVVVPVAAGGWGDASTRIVAQRMAEELGQPVVVENRTGAGGLLGIRHTKAEAPDGYTLMSTGGTIAIQQALSNDPGYDTLKDFTAVGSMVRSPAIVVTSAASPYKTMPELIAAARANPQKISYGSAGVGTTTHIAAEMLLRKAGVKMMHVPYKGNGAAMPDVIAGRVSFMIDAYGSSASNIGGGRLRALGVTSDTPMNALPNVPVVASEGVPGFKYYYWLGLFAPAGVPPDVVAKLSGALKKALSDPKIEARLQSDGTENAFMAPAEFSTFLRKEVAETASLINDLGLPKE
- a CDS encoding MmgE/PrpD family protein encodes the protein MQKTMTQGPTLAQSMGAFLNEARIGDMPPQAVEYGQMLVASTLASAALGSTLTSSQIVRQLEVDRGGHAQAAAWFGNWDRLPAVAAARINALMSDAAASDDSDLRNIVHSGTPACAAALAVGQHQRATGSEIVEAIVFGYEVAGTINTAMLGGLQRKGFHGCVVATFAAAAAAACLLKLDRDAAAHALALAATSMGGLHAAAATSLAREYHAGNAAMMGVHAAQAAARGYQAELATFEMKRGFFETLGGGADASGLAGQLGSKWNILTELGIKLVPGGSPFHAVAEAAASAAREGRLTVDDIRHITFTLPDYPFPGPKHPADLIGIEHSPFYFAAAGAADHDYGWTHAFPEKINDPRIRSLFDRITRSDDDVVDKHRYKSGAIVTIETTDGRLLEHTVLAPKGAAVRGISWPDIRTKYDALMPHGGVLPQAIDRSFDQIRRLTTLPSIDGLIGMLSGKA
- a CDS encoding Bug family tripartite tricarboxylate transporter substrate binding protein, with product MIAPLRFACLIVPILGGLLGGVCTTAVADPSQAPTRIVVASAPGGNLDSSLAEAAFAVAVPSGSRYRTMKDLVADAKARPGRLNYGSSGIGQGNHLGMELLKSQLKVDLVHVPFMSAGAVTTALMGAQVDAAMLTLPGALSGMEAGKLRILGVTGDKRVAKMPDVPTIQESTGVALALTSWQGLVAPAGMAPDQVATLNTRVAEILAKPQVIDQLDRVALTPKPSSPQAFGQFLAQETARWGEVIKQADIRVE